The region TTAAGTGCCTTGGAAATTCGTGAAACACAAGACCAAAGTACTCGAGGCAGTCTTTCTAGTATTGTTCGTCGTACTGTCACACAAGGTGGTGCTCGTTTGTGTGTCCAATGGCTTACGAATCCCAGCATGTCCCTACAATTGATTCGTGCGAGACATGTTCTGGTCGAACTATTTCTCCAAAACGCATTTATACGCCAGGATCTACGCTCCCTTATGCGTATCGGAGCTGGTGATATTCTGCGAACACTTCAGCGCATAAGTCTTCGTCGAAATGATGAACAAGACTTGCTCGAGATCCGGGATTTTATTCGTACAGGTGAGGACATCATCAAGATTCTCATGCCGTTAGACAGCCAAGAACTCCAGGAAATGCTGCAGCGCTTTACTCCATTGAGTGATTTGGGTGAACGACTTGAGAGAGCGATCGACGAGCGTGTTATGGAGAAGCGCCTTCAGCAGCGAGAGGCCCTATTTCACTCACAAGACCCGTCATATGCCGGGGGTCCTACGCTGACATCGGATGCGCCCCCTCTGCCCAAGCGCACGAAACGAGCATCTGCATCAACGGAACTTATTTTGACGGAAAATATGTGGGGTGATGATATCGAGCATCTTATAAGGCCTGATTCTTCACCCCTTCTGCAAGCATTGACTAACGAGTATGATGCTTTACGTTTGAAAGCGCGTAAGCTTGAAAATGCACTTCGTAAAGAGCATTCAGAAGCTGTCACACTCAAGTTTCTCATGGGCCAGGGACACGTTGTGCATTTTCCCTCTGTTAAGGGTGAAGTGGATGATTCACTGTCATTAGCCTACAAAACGAAGACCACACGTACTTTTTACCATGCCGAATGGACACGAATCGGGATGAAGTTGCAAAAACTTCGAGAGCAGCTTTCTGAATACGAGAGCCGTATGCTAGAGGCGCTACGTCTTGAAGTTCTTGAGCATACTGCCGCCTTGCGTCGTAACGCCCGTCTTATCGATCAACTCGACGTTCTACTTGGATTTGCACAGGTCGCGCAAGAACTCAATCTTGTCCGTCCGATCATGGACGATTCAACTAGTTTCGACATACAGGGTGGACGGCATCTAAGTGTGGAAATGGGCTTGCTAGAGCGTGAGCGCTTGTTCACGAAGAATGACCTGAAAATTGGCGAAGGAACACGGCTGCATCTTATAACAGGCCCTAACATGGGTGGCAAGTCAACATTTCTTCGGCAAAATGCCGTAATAGCTGTCCTGGCACAGGCAGGCTCATTCGTTCCAGCTGAAAAAGcacgcctcggcctcgttGATGCCATATTTAGTCGTGTTGGTGCTAAAGACGACTTGTTTCACAGTCGCAGTACATTTATGGTCGAGATGACGGAAACAGCAGAACTCTTGCATCGAGCGACACCGCGGAGCTTCGTTATTGCTGATGAAATTGGTCGTGGCACAAACACTTCTGTTGGACTGTCTGTCGCATTTTCTGTCTTATACACTTTGGTTATGCGCATTCAATGCCGGTCTCTTTTTGCAACGCATTACTATGAACTGGCCGACATACTGAGTGAAAATGTTTCTAACGAAGTTGAGATCCAGGCCCTTTGCCGAGCGATTGAATTTTACTGCACACGGCTTGAGAAGCAGGGTGACGCCATGTCCTTTTCACATCGGGTGCGTCCAGGCGTAAATCGCGTGTCTCATGGACTTGATATTGCACGCTTGGCAGACATGCCTCATGATACCATTCGAATCGCCGAGCATATGCACACATGgcttgtgcagcatggGCAAGCACATTTACAAACCAAAGGGCTGTTACAAGATATCCTCAAAAGCAAACCCTAGCCATACAAAAGGTCTGCAGGAGCAGAACCATACATAAACGTCCAGCTGGGTGGTTCGGTACACCTCTGCAATCCCAGGTGACAAATAGCTGAAATATGACGAACCAGCTCGTGAGCATCCTCACGGTTATCCCCTTCAGAACAAAACATAATCAGGGCTGTTGTACATTTTGGAGCATGTTCTAGATACATGCGCGTGATACCGCTACCTGGCATGGGTGGGATACCTGGGCCATTGTAAGCAGGTGGTTGGAAAGGAGGGTACAGTTGTGAAATAGCACTGGACAAATGCGTTATTTGAGCCTCACTTGGGCGCTTATACAGAATAGGTGTTGAAAATTCAGTATCCACTCGCATTGCCGCATCCATGCTTGAAATGATTAGCACGTCGGAA is a window of Malassezia restricta chromosome III, complete sequence DNA encoding:
- a CDS encoding DNA mismatch repair protein; translated protein: MLARRAHVWKTLCMLRCFHVCTSTQKFVQKSIKDLPIRLSSKALTNPVPISPNVSNEWPPLALGVMENMRSFPQCILLTRVGGFYESYFEQAPKVSRMLSIKLASRKWAGQSIPMAGFPIHQLEKYLKVLVQDHGVLVAICEEFKTSSSNAPFERRVTRVVSPGTLIDERFLDPFHNNFILAVSPPFNASSYGLAWLDVSTADFGTAVHYDAKALRDAIVRIKPREVVLVSDAFDRSHPVYEATDRVKAALACIPAPETSQIKTELIDATKAHMYEAENNAIQVLTSYLQTRLLDHMSDMSVNQSPLRASTDCTMRLDASTLSALEIRETQDQSTRGSLSSIVRRTVTQGGARLCVQWLTNPSMSLQLIRARHVLVELFLQNAFIRQDLRSLMRIGAGDILRTLQRISLRRNDEQDLLEIRDFIRTGEDIIKILMPLDSQELQEMLQRFTPLSDLGERLERAIDERVMEKRLQQREALFHSQDPSYAGGPTLTSDAPPLPKRTKRASASTELILTENMWGDDIEHLIRPDSSPLLQALTNEYDALRLKARKLENALRKEHSEAVTLKFLMGQGHVVHFPSVKGEVDDSLSLAYKTKTTRTFYHAEWTRIGMKLQKLREQLSEYESRMLEALRLEVLEHTAALRRNARLIDQLDVLLGFAQVAQELNLVRPIMDDSTSFDIQGGRHLSVEMGLLERERLFTKNDLKIGEGTRLHLITGPNMGGKSTFLRQNAVIAVLAQAGSFVPAEKARLGLVDAIFSRVGAKDDLFHSRSTFMVEMTETAELLHRATPRSFVIADEIGRGTNTSVGLSVAFSVLYTLVMRIQCRSLFATHYYELADILSENVSNEVEIQALCRAIEFYCTRLEKQGDAMSFSHRVRPGVNRVSHGLDIARLADMPHDTIRIAEHMHTWLVQHGQAHLQTKGLLQDILKSKP
- a CDS encoding proteasome assembly chaperone 2, encoding MTEDEFFISAISNEPEFRGQTLILPAISIGSVPQLALDLLIHAPTLACRRVGYLDGSQCVPFISPPEPSLPAHEVFTALDVYESSKGLTLVQQRSPVIKASRALFTRRLMHWIQEAGFSDVLIISSMDAAMRVDTEFSTPILYKRPSEAQITHLSSAISQLYPPFQPPAYNGPGIPPMPGSGITRMYLEHAPKCTTALIMFCSEGDNREDAHELVRHISAICHLGLQRCTEPPSWTFMYGSAPADLLYG